Proteins from a single region of Allocatelliglobosispora scoriae:
- a CDS encoding ABC transporter substrate-binding protein codes for MLGNVHKIGATVLAAALAFGLVACGDGDDTATGGKTKVVIGTFGEFGYQPLYKEYMAAHPNIEIVERITKTEDHHKNLAAHLATNTGSADIEAIEEGWLGQFKSQPDKFNNLLDLGAKDIQGQWPAWKWQASVGKNGSQIGLGTDVGGMAMCYRTDLFAKAGLPTNRDEVSALWSNWDGYITAGKKYAAAKIKDSSFTDGPAVMYRAILGQADVGLYDTSDNIVVDSNPAVRAAFDKTIEALNAGLSAKIAAWSPDWNAGFQKGRFATIACPSWMMAYIQTQAADAAGKWDIAKIPGGTGNWGGSFLTIPKQSKHAKEAYELAAWLTSPAQQAKVFRDKGNFPSTSTLYSDPVITDFVNPFFSNAPVGKIFSESVATMKAQYLGPKAGDINTAIINALTRVEQGKQAPDAAWTQALAEVKKL; via the coding sequence ATGCTCGGAAACGTGCACAAGATCGGCGCAACCGTGCTCGCGGCTGCGTTGGCCTTTGGCCTGGTCGCGTGCGGCGATGGTGATGACACGGCGACAGGTGGAAAGACCAAGGTCGTCATCGGTACGTTCGGTGAGTTCGGGTACCAGCCGCTCTACAAGGAGTACATGGCTGCGCACCCCAACATCGAAATCGTCGAGCGCATCACCAAGACCGAGGACCATCACAAGAACCTCGCGGCGCACCTCGCCACGAACACCGGCTCGGCCGACATCGAGGCGATCGAGGAGGGCTGGCTCGGCCAGTTCAAGTCGCAGCCCGACAAGTTCAACAACCTGCTCGACCTCGGCGCCAAGGACATCCAGGGCCAGTGGCCGGCCTGGAAGTGGCAGGCGTCGGTCGGCAAGAACGGCTCCCAGATCGGTCTCGGCACCGACGTCGGCGGCATGGCGATGTGCTACCGCACCGACCTCTTCGCCAAGGCCGGCCTGCCGACCAACCGCGACGAGGTCTCGGCGCTGTGGTCGAACTGGGACGGCTACATCACCGCGGGCAAGAAGTACGCCGCCGCGAAGATCAAGGACTCGTCCTTCACCGACGGCCCGGCCGTCATGTACCGCGCGATCCTCGGCCAGGCGGACGTCGGCCTCTACGACACCTCCGACAACATCGTGGTCGACTCCAACCCCGCTGTGCGCGCCGCCTTCGACAAGACGATCGAGGCGCTCAACGCCGGCCTCTCCGCGAAGATCGCCGCCTGGTCCCCGGACTGGAACGCCGGTTTCCAGAAGGGCCGCTTCGCCACGATCGCCTGCCCGTCGTGGATGATGGCCTACATCCAGACCCAGGCCGCGGATGCCGCGGGCAAGTGGGACATCGCCAAGATCCCCGGTGGTACGGGCAACTGGGGTGGCTCGTTCCTGACGATCCCCAAGCAGTCCAAGCACGCCAAGGAGGCGTACGAGCTGGCGGCCTGGCTGACCAGCCCGGCGCAGCAGGCGAAGGTCTTCCGCGACAAGGGCAACTTCCCGTCGACCTCGACGCTCTACAGCGACCCGGTCATCACGGACTTCGTCAACCCGTTCTTCAGCAACGCCCCGGTCGGAAAGATCTTCTCCGAGTCGGTCGCGACGATGAAGGCGCAGTACCTCGGCCCGAAGGCCGGCGACATCAACACCGCGATCATCAACGCGCTGACCCGTGTGGAGCAGGGCAAGCAGGCTCCTGACGCGGCATGGACCCAGGCGCTAGCAGAGGTAAAGAAGCTCTAG